Proteins co-encoded in one Populus trichocarpa isolate Nisqually-1 chromosome 10, P.trichocarpa_v4.1, whole genome shotgun sequence genomic window:
- the LOC7489403 gene encoding ACT domain-containing protein ACR4 isoform X1, whose product MEVNMSFSNDMDDEYEKLFRRLNPPRVVIDNEACKNATVIRVDSANKHGILLEVVQVLTDLNLIITKAYISSDGGWFMDVFNVTDPDGNKVTDEAILDYITKSLGPESCFTSSMRSVGVKQSMDHTAIELTGSDRPGLLSEVSAVLTHLKCNVVNAEVWTHNMRAAAVMQVTDEETGSAIIDPEKLSRIKELLCNVLKGSNKSRGAKTVVSHGVTHTERRLHQMMFADRDYERANNDELDEKQRPNVSVVNWCEKDYSVVTITSKDRPKLLFDTVCTLTDMEYVVFHANIDAEGPEAHQEYYIKHIDGSPVKSEAERQRIIQCLEAAIERRVSEGLKLELCTTDRVGLLSDVTRIFRENSLTVTRAEVTTRAGKAVNTFYVSDASGYPVDAKTIDSIRQAIGQTILKVKSSPEEQKPVSQESPTRFLFGGLFKSRSFVNFGLVRSYS is encoded by the exons ATGG AGGTCAACATGAGCTTTTCAAATGACATGGATGATGAATATGAGAAACTCTTTAGGAGATTGAATCCACCCAG GGTTGTGATTGATAATGAAGCTTGCAAGAATGCTACTGTCATAAGG GTTGATAGTGCTAACAAACATGGAATACTTCTTGAAGTTGTACAAGTCCTTACTGATCTGAACCTTATCATAACCAAAGCTTACATATCTTCTGATGGTGGTTGGTTTATGGATG TTTTTAATGTTACGGATCCTGATGGAAATAAGGTTACTGATGAAGCAATTCTAGATTATATTACAAAG TCTCTAGGGCCAGAATCCTGCTTTACATCTTCTATGAGATCTGTTGGGGTTAAACAATCCATGGACCACACTGCAATTGAGTTAACAGGAAGTGACAGACCAGGGCTGCTATCTGAAGTGAGTGCTGTGCTCACCCACCTAAAATGCAACGTAGTGAATGCAGAGGTCTGGACACACAATATGCGGGCCGCAGCCGTGATGCAAGTAACTGATGAGGAAACTGGGTCGGCAATTATTGATCCAGAGAAGCTATCTAGGATCAAGGAACTTCTTTGTAATGTACTGAAGGGCAGTAACAAATCTAGGGGAGCTAAAACTGTTGTCTCTCATGGGGTCACCCATACCGAGAGAAGGCTTCACCAAATGATGTTCGCTGATAGGGATTATGAACGAGCTAACAATGATGAATTAGATGAGAAGCAAAGGCCTAATGTGAGCGTGGTTAATTGGTGCGAGAAGGACTACTCAGTTGTAACTATAACAAGTAAAGATAGGCCAAAGCTTCTCTTTGATACAGTTTGTACATTGACAGACATGGAGTATGTGGTTTTTCATGCTAATATTGATGCTGAGGGCCCAGAAGCTCATCAG GAATATTATATCAAGCATATTGATGGGTCCCCTGTAAAATCAGAGGCTGAGAGACAAAGGATTATACAATGTCTTGAAGCAGCTATTGAAAGAAGAGTATCCGAG GGCTTGAAGCTAGAGTTATGCACTACGGACAGAGTGGGGCTTCTATCCGATGTTACTCGTATCTTTCGAGAAAATAGCCTTACTGTCACCAGAGCAGAAGTAACAACCAGAGCAGGCAAAGCAGTTAATACATTTTATGTTAGTGATGCATCAGGGTATCCTGTTGATGCTAAGACCATAGATTCCATCCGGCAAGCAATTGGCCAGACCATACTGAAGGTGAAAAGCAGTCCTGAAGAGCAAAAACCGGTGTCTCAGGAATCACCCACTAGGTTTCTCTTCGGAGGTCTCTTCAAATCCAGATCTTTTGTCAACTTTGGATTGGTTAGATCCTATTCTTGA
- the LOC7489403 gene encoding ACT domain-containing protein ACR4 isoform X2, whose product MSFSNDMDDEYEKLFRRLNPPRVVIDNEACKNATVIRVDSANKHGILLEVVQVLTDLNLIITKAYISSDGGWFMDVFNVTDPDGNKVTDEAILDYITKSLGPESCFTSSMRSVGVKQSMDHTAIELTGSDRPGLLSEVSAVLTHLKCNVVNAEVWTHNMRAAAVMQVTDEETGSAIIDPEKLSRIKELLCNVLKGSNKSRGAKTVVSHGVTHTERRLHQMMFADRDYERANNDELDEKQRPNVSVVNWCEKDYSVVTITSKDRPKLLFDTVCTLTDMEYVVFHANIDAEGPEAHQEYYIKHIDGSPVKSEAERQRIIQCLEAAIERRVSEGLKLELCTTDRVGLLSDVTRIFRENSLTVTRAEVTTRAGKAVNTFYVSDASGYPVDAKTIDSIRQAIGQTILKVKSSPEEQKPVSQESPTRFLFGGLFKSRSFVNFGLVRSYS is encoded by the exons ATGAGCTTTTCAAATGACATGGATGATGAATATGAGAAACTCTTTAGGAGATTGAATCCACCCAG GGTTGTGATTGATAATGAAGCTTGCAAGAATGCTACTGTCATAAGG GTTGATAGTGCTAACAAACATGGAATACTTCTTGAAGTTGTACAAGTCCTTACTGATCTGAACCTTATCATAACCAAAGCTTACATATCTTCTGATGGTGGTTGGTTTATGGATG TTTTTAATGTTACGGATCCTGATGGAAATAAGGTTACTGATGAAGCAATTCTAGATTATATTACAAAG TCTCTAGGGCCAGAATCCTGCTTTACATCTTCTATGAGATCTGTTGGGGTTAAACAATCCATGGACCACACTGCAATTGAGTTAACAGGAAGTGACAGACCAGGGCTGCTATCTGAAGTGAGTGCTGTGCTCACCCACCTAAAATGCAACGTAGTGAATGCAGAGGTCTGGACACACAATATGCGGGCCGCAGCCGTGATGCAAGTAACTGATGAGGAAACTGGGTCGGCAATTATTGATCCAGAGAAGCTATCTAGGATCAAGGAACTTCTTTGTAATGTACTGAAGGGCAGTAACAAATCTAGGGGAGCTAAAACTGTTGTCTCTCATGGGGTCACCCATACCGAGAGAAGGCTTCACCAAATGATGTTCGCTGATAGGGATTATGAACGAGCTAACAATGATGAATTAGATGAGAAGCAAAGGCCTAATGTGAGCGTGGTTAATTGGTGCGAGAAGGACTACTCAGTTGTAACTATAACAAGTAAAGATAGGCCAAAGCTTCTCTTTGATACAGTTTGTACATTGACAGACATGGAGTATGTGGTTTTTCATGCTAATATTGATGCTGAGGGCCCAGAAGCTCATCAG GAATATTATATCAAGCATATTGATGGGTCCCCTGTAAAATCAGAGGCTGAGAGACAAAGGATTATACAATGTCTTGAAGCAGCTATTGAAAGAAGAGTATCCGAG GGCTTGAAGCTAGAGTTATGCACTACGGACAGAGTGGGGCTTCTATCCGATGTTACTCGTATCTTTCGAGAAAATAGCCTTACTGTCACCAGAGCAGAAGTAACAACCAGAGCAGGCAAAGCAGTTAATACATTTTATGTTAGTGATGCATCAGGGTATCCTGTTGATGCTAAGACCATAGATTCCATCCGGCAAGCAATTGGCCAGACCATACTGAAGGTGAAAAGCAGTCCTGAAGAGCAAAAACCGGTGTCTCAGGAATCACCCACTAGGTTTCTCTTCGGAGGTCTCTTCAAATCCAGATCTTTTGTCAACTTTGGATTGGTTAGATCCTATTCTTGA
- the LOC7489405 gene encoding solanesyl diphosphate synthase 3, chloroplastic/mitochondrial isoform X1, translating to MSLSRISRITRNGSRWFLSHQPSSYGFLLSNNSHSSTPKVFSCRETYSWTVPSLHVFKHQIHHQSSSLVEEQLDPFSLVADELSVLANRLRSMVIAEVPKLASAAEYFFKMGVEGKRFRPTVLLLMATALNVRILETTTSGVETTTRGVGDALTTELRKRQQSVAEITEMIHVASLLHDDVLDDADTRRGIGSLNFVMGNKVAVLAGDFLLSRACVALASLKNTEVVTLLATVVEHLVTGETMQMTSTSEQRCSMEYYMQKTYYKTASLISNSCKAIALLAGQTTEVAMLAFEYGKNLGLAYQLIDDVLDFTGTSASLGKGSLSDIRHGIVTAPILFAMDEFPQLRSVIDWGFDKPENIDVALEYLGKSRGIQRTRELAAKHANLAAAAIDSLPETDDEEVRKSRRALVDLTQRVITRNK from the exons ATGTCATTGTCTCGAATTTCGAGGATCACCAGAAATGGCAGCCGTTGGTTTCTCTCTCATCAACCCTCATCGTATGGATTCTTGCTCTCCAACAATTCTCACTCTTCTACTCCAAAG GTTTTTAGTTGCAGAGAAACTTATTCATGGACTGTACCTTCCTTGCATGTTTTCAAACATCAAATTCATCACCAGAGCAGTTCCTTAGTGGAG GAACAACTTGACCCGTTTTCACTTGTTGCTGATGAGCTATCAGTTCTTGCTAATAGATTGCGGTCAATGGTAATTGCTGAG GTACCTAAGCTTGCCTCAGCCGCTGAGTACTTTTTCAAAATGGGAGTAGAAGGAAAGAGGTTCCGTCCCACG GTTTTGTTGCTGATGGCAACAGCTTTGAATGTGCGTATACTCGAAACAACAACTAGTGGTGTAGAAACAACAACTAGGGGTGTAGGAGATGCTTTGACAACAGAACTACGAAAAAGACAGCAATCTGTAGCTGAAATTACCGAGATGATCCAT GTGGCGAGTCTTCTGCATGATGATGTGTTGGATGATGCAGATACGAGACGTGGTATTGGTTCGTTAAATTTTGTTATGGGCAATAAG GTGGCAGTACTAGCTGGAGATTTTCTACTTTCACGAGCTTGTGTAGCCCTTGCTTCTTTGAAAAACACAGAA GTTGTTACATTACTAGCGACAGTTGTAGAGCATCTTGTTACTGGTGAAACTATGCAGATGACTTCAACATCTGAGCAACGTTGTAG CATGGAGTATTATATGCAAAAGACGTACTACAAGACGGCATCTTTGATTTCAAATAGCTGCAAGGCAATTGCCCTTCTTGCAGGGCAAACAACAGAAGTTGCAATGTTGGCTTTTGAGTACGGCAAAAATCTg GGATTGGCATATCAATTGATTGATGATGTTCTCGATTTCACAGGCACTTCTGCTTCCCTTGGAAAGGGTTCATTATCTGACATTCGCCAT GGAATTGTAACAGCTCCAATATTATTTGCTATGGATGAGTTCCCTCAGTTGCGTTCAGTTATTGACTGGGGCTTTGACAAGCCTGAAAACATTGATGTA GCCCTTGAGTACCTTGGGAAGAGCCGTGGAATACAGAGAACAAGGGAGCTAGCTGCAAAGCATGCGAACCTGGCTGCAGCAGCAATTGATTCTTTACCTGAAACTGATGATGAAGAAGTAAGAAAATCACGGAGGGCACTAGTTGATCTTACTCAAAGAGTAATCACAAGAAATAAATGA
- the LOC7489405 gene encoding solanesyl diphosphate synthase 3, chloroplastic/mitochondrial isoform X2, which produces MVIAEVPKLASAAEYFFKMGVEGKRFRPTVLLLMATALNVRILETTTSGVETTTRGVGDALTTELRKRQQSVAEITEMIHVASLLHDDVLDDADTRRGIGSLNFVMGNKVAVLAGDFLLSRACVALASLKNTEVVTLLATVVEHLVTGETMQMTSTSEQRCSMEYYMQKTYYKTASLISNSCKAIALLAGQTTEVAMLAFEYGKNLGLAYQLIDDVLDFTGTSASLGKGSLSDIRHGIVTAPILFAMDEFPQLRSVIDWGFDKPENIDVALEYLGKSRGIQRTRELAAKHANLAAAAIDSLPETDDEEVRKSRRALVDLTQRVITRNK; this is translated from the exons ATGGTAATTGCTGAG GTACCTAAGCTTGCCTCAGCCGCTGAGTACTTTTTCAAAATGGGAGTAGAAGGAAAGAGGTTCCGTCCCACG GTTTTGTTGCTGATGGCAACAGCTTTGAATGTGCGTATACTCGAAACAACAACTAGTGGTGTAGAAACAACAACTAGGGGTGTAGGAGATGCTTTGACAACAGAACTACGAAAAAGACAGCAATCTGTAGCTGAAATTACCGAGATGATCCAT GTGGCGAGTCTTCTGCATGATGATGTGTTGGATGATGCAGATACGAGACGTGGTATTGGTTCGTTAAATTTTGTTATGGGCAATAAG GTGGCAGTACTAGCTGGAGATTTTCTACTTTCACGAGCTTGTGTAGCCCTTGCTTCTTTGAAAAACACAGAA GTTGTTACATTACTAGCGACAGTTGTAGAGCATCTTGTTACTGGTGAAACTATGCAGATGACTTCAACATCTGAGCAACGTTGTAG CATGGAGTATTATATGCAAAAGACGTACTACAAGACGGCATCTTTGATTTCAAATAGCTGCAAGGCAATTGCCCTTCTTGCAGGGCAAACAACAGAAGTTGCAATGTTGGCTTTTGAGTACGGCAAAAATCTg GGATTGGCATATCAATTGATTGATGATGTTCTCGATTTCACAGGCACTTCTGCTTCCCTTGGAAAGGGTTCATTATCTGACATTCGCCAT GGAATTGTAACAGCTCCAATATTATTTGCTATGGATGAGTTCCCTCAGTTGCGTTCAGTTATTGACTGGGGCTTTGACAAGCCTGAAAACATTGATGTA GCCCTTGAGTACCTTGGGAAGAGCCGTGGAATACAGAGAACAAGGGAGCTAGCTGCAAAGCATGCGAACCTGGCTGCAGCAGCAATTGATTCTTTACCTGAAACTGATGATGAAGAAGTAAGAAAATCACGGAGGGCACTAGTTGATCTTACTCAAAGAGTAATCACAAGAAATAAATGA